One genomic region from Streptomyces sp. Li-HN-5-11 encodes:
- the mmsB gene encoding multiple monosaccharide ABC transporter permease, which yields MSTDVTAKSPAPAPPGKSGSAAGDGLLQMVLGGLRRNMRQYGMLIALGLIVIFFQVATGGDLLLPRNVSNLVLQNSYILILAIGMMMIIIAGHIDLSVGSLTAFVGATAAVLTVQHSVAWPLAVVLCLLVGAVAGALQGFLIAYFGIPSFIVTLAGMLLFRGLTEILLKGQTLGPFPDALQTLGNGFLPEVGPNTNYHNLTLLLGLVIIASVVWQEVRDRRRQQEFSLDVPPVKLFVLKLVALVAAVLAVTMLLASYQGAPIVLIILGVLVIGYGYIMRNAVFGRHIYAIGGNLPAAKLSGVKDKRITFQVFLNMGVLAALAGLVVAARLNAASPKAGVNFELEAIASSFIGGASMSGGVGTILGAIIGGLVLGVLNNGMNLLSVGTDWQQVIKGIALLVAVGFDVWNKRKSGS from the coding sequence ATGAGCACGGATGTGACCGCCAAGAGCCCGGCCCCCGCGCCGCCGGGCAAGAGCGGATCGGCCGCCGGCGACGGCCTGCTGCAGATGGTCCTGGGCGGACTGCGCCGCAACATGCGCCAGTACGGCATGCTGATCGCGCTCGGCCTGATCGTCATCTTCTTCCAGGTGGCGACCGGCGGGGACCTGCTGCTGCCGCGCAACGTCTCCAACCTGGTGCTGCAGAACAGCTACATCCTGATCCTCGCGATCGGCATGATGATGATCATCATCGCCGGCCACATCGACCTGTCGGTCGGCTCGCTCACCGCGTTCGTGGGAGCGACGGCGGCGGTGCTGACGGTGCAGCACAGCGTGGCCTGGCCCCTCGCCGTGGTGCTGTGCCTGCTGGTCGGCGCCGTGGCGGGCGCGTTGCAAGGGTTCCTGATCGCGTATTTCGGCATACCGTCGTTCATCGTCACACTCGCCGGGATGCTCCTCTTCCGCGGCCTGACCGAGATCCTGCTCAAGGGGCAGACCCTCGGCCCGTTCCCGGATGCCCTGCAGACGCTCGGCAACGGCTTCCTGCCGGAGGTCGGCCCGAACACCAACTACCACAACCTCACGCTGCTCCTCGGTCTCGTCATCATCGCCTCCGTGGTGTGGCAGGAGGTGCGTGACCGGCGCCGGCAGCAGGAGTTCTCCCTCGACGTGCCGCCCGTCAAGCTGTTCGTGCTGAAGCTGGTCGCGCTCGTCGCCGCGGTCCTCGCCGTGACGATGCTGCTCGCCAGCTACCAGGGCGCGCCGATCGTGCTGATCATCCTCGGTGTGCTGGTGATCGGCTACGGCTACATCATGCGCAACGCCGTCTTCGGCCGGCACATCTACGCCATCGGCGGCAACCTGCCGGCGGCGAAGCTGTCCGGTGTCAAGGACAAGCGCATCACCTTCCAGGTGTTCCTGAACATGGGCGTGCTCGCGGCCCTGGCGGGTCTGGTGGTCGCCGCCCGCCTGAACGCGGCCTCGCCGAAGGCGGGCGTCAACTTCGAGCTCGAGGCCATCGCCTCCTCGTTCATCGGTGGCGCCTCCATGAGCGGCGGTGTCGGCACCATCCTCGGTGCCATCATCGGCGGTCTCGTCCTCGGCGTGCTGAACAACGGCATGAACCTCCTCAGTGTCGGCACCGACTGGCAGCAGGTCATCAAGGGCATCGCCCTGCTGGTGGCGGTCGGGTTCGACGTGTGGAACAAGCGCAAGTCCGGTTCGTAA
- a CDS encoding aldose epimerase family protein, which translates to MELNRRTVIAGAAAAGIAATTLGGTAEAASGSSSGKGRKPVKELFGKLADGTKVYRWSLENGGTRLKVLSYGGIVQTLEIPDRRGRYENVVLGFDNIDDYVAKSPYFGALIGRYGNRIGKGQFTLDGKKYQLSVNDGVNHLHGGAKGFDKHVWDVEPFTKGSDVGLHLHYTSVDGEMGYPGTLKAKVTYTLNRRGEWRIDYEATTDKATVVNLTSHVYWNLAGEGSGTIEDHELYIAAHRYTPTDSGLIPTGELATVAGTPFDFRHAKAIGRDIRAGHPQQVQAKGFDHNWVLDKGITPRPEHVATLAEPRSGRTLKIATDQPGLQFYSGNFLDGTLTGTGGRTYRQGDALCLETQHFPDSPNHANFPSTVLRPGQTYRTSTVHSFDA; encoded by the coding sequence ATGGAACTGAACAGACGCACTGTCATTGCAGGAGCCGCGGCCGCGGGAATCGCGGCGACGACCCTCGGAGGCACGGCAGAGGCCGCCTCGGGCTCTTCCTCAGGAAAAGGCAGGAAGCCGGTGAAGGAACTCTTCGGCAAGCTCGCCGACGGCACGAAGGTCTACCGCTGGTCGCTGGAGAACGGCGGTACCCGCCTGAAGGTCCTCTCCTACGGCGGCATCGTCCAGACCCTGGAGATCCCCGACCGGCGCGGCCGCTACGAGAACGTCGTCCTGGGCTTCGACAACATCGACGACTACGTGGCCAAGAGCCCGTACTTCGGCGCCCTCATCGGCCGCTACGGCAACCGCATAGGCAAGGGCCAGTTCACCCTCGACGGCAAGAAGTACCAGCTGTCCGTCAACGACGGCGTGAACCACCTGCACGGCGGCGCCAAGGGCTTCGACAAGCACGTGTGGGACGTCGAGCCGTTCACCAAGGGCTCCGACGTCGGCCTGCACCTGCACTACACCAGCGTCGACGGCGAGATGGGCTACCCCGGCACGCTCAAGGCGAAGGTGACGTACACCCTCAACCGCCGCGGCGAGTGGCGCATCGACTACGAGGCCACCACCGACAAGGCCACCGTCGTCAACCTCACCAGCCACGTCTACTGGAACCTGGCCGGCGAGGGCAGCGGCACCATCGAGGACCACGAGCTGTACATCGCCGCCCACCGCTACACCCCGACCGACTCGGGTCTGATCCCCACGGGCGAGCTGGCCACCGTCGCCGGCACCCCCTTCGACTTCCGGCACGCCAAGGCCATCGGCCGGGACATCCGGGCCGGCCACCCGCAGCAGGTCCAGGCGAAGGGTTTCGACCACAACTGGGTGCTGGACAAGGGCATCACGCCCCGGCCCGAGCACGTCGCCACCCTGGCCGAGCCGCGCTCCGGCCGGACCCTGAAGATCGCGACCGACCAGCCGGGCCTGCAGTTCTACTCGGGCAACTTCCTCGACGGCACGCTCACCGGCACCGGCGGCCGCACCTACCGCCAGGGGGACGCCCTCTGCCTGGAGACGCAGCACTTCCCGGACTCGCCGAACCACGCCAACTTCCCGTCGACGGTGCTGCGACCGGGGCAGACGTACCGGACGTCGACGGTCCACTCGTTCGACGCGTAA
- a CDS encoding histidinol-phosphate transaminase, whose amino-acid sequence MADNVTSLFRGNAAHSPSMAALTRKGGDEAGPVDFCIPGNPYFPTPAMFQEMAARLPDIITYYPSSADTIAAELCDLLQLPPQCVAMGNGSTELITWIDHLLVRESLAVPVPTFGRWTDQPMETGKRVDMFPLQESSGFALDLVQYAEFIRKRGTRVAVVCNPNNPDGGFLYKHALVQFMDAMADLDLIVVDESFLEFADAEAEPSVVQEAMLRPNVVVLRSLGKNFGLHGVRFGYLVANPALAGRVRSMLPKWNLNSFAEHIVFMLKEHGAEYQQSLTQVRRDRLEMASHLSALPGLTVYPSQGNFLFVRLPVGAEGTVVRDRLLTEHRILVRECGNKIGSSSRFLRLVVRPEVDVRRLVSAMEQVLFGTRRGAAVPELGTGTSYSSGTAAVDRLVSETNGAGLRMPAAQAAGAGAVGLAAAPAAGTGMPLPAAGPAAPPAQPAGGGMPMPAAAQFPAPQPQFQPQLAPVPVPAPAPPMQPLAPAAQQMPAPVPIPAPLPTPVPAPVPAPMPAPVPAPVPAPAPAATGPTPPGVPARGGLTAAQVRGMTAPPPGNPGLTPAPATGWPSPQNWPNAAGMGQAG is encoded by the coding sequence ATGGCCGACAACGTCACCTCGCTGTTCCGCGGCAACGCGGCGCACAGCCCGTCGATGGCGGCGCTGACGCGTAAGGGCGGCGACGAGGCCGGCCCGGTGGACTTCTGCATTCCCGGCAATCCGTACTTCCCCACCCCGGCCATGTTCCAGGAGATGGCGGCACGGCTGCCGGACATCATCACGTACTACCCGAGCAGCGCCGACACCATCGCCGCCGAGCTGTGCGACCTGCTCCAGCTGCCGCCGCAGTGCGTGGCCATGGGCAACGGCTCCACGGAGCTCATCACCTGGATCGACCACCTGCTGGTCCGCGAGTCCCTCGCCGTCCCCGTCCCCACCTTCGGCCGCTGGACCGACCAGCCGATGGAGACCGGCAAGCGCGTCGACATGTTCCCGCTCCAGGAGTCCAGCGGCTTCGCCCTGGACCTGGTCCAGTACGCCGAGTTCATCCGCAAGCGCGGCACCCGGGTCGCGGTGGTCTGCAACCCCAACAACCCCGACGGCGGCTTCCTGTACAAGCACGCGCTCGTGCAGTTCATGGACGCCATGGCCGACCTCGACCTCATCGTGGTCGACGAGTCGTTCCTGGAGTTCGCGGACGCGGAGGCCGAGCCGAGCGTGGTGCAGGAGGCCATGCTGCGCCCCAACGTGGTCGTGCTGCGCAGCCTCGGCAAGAACTTCGGCCTGCACGGCGTCCGCTTCGGCTACCTGGTCGCCAATCCGGCCCTGGCGGGCCGCGTCCGCTCGATGCTGCCCAAGTGGAACCTCAACTCCTTCGCCGAGCACATCGTCTTCATGCTGAAGGAGCACGGCGCGGAGTACCAGCAGAGCCTGACGCAGGTGCGCCGCGACCGCCTGGAGATGGCCAGCCACCTCTCCGCGCTGCCCGGTCTGACGGTCTACCCGTCCCAGGGCAACTTCCTCTTCGTGCGCCTTCCTGTGGGCGCCGAAGGCACCGTGGTCCGCGACCGGCTGCTCACCGAGCACCGCATCCTGGTCCGCGAGTGCGGCAACAAGATCGGTTCATCCAGCCGCTTCCTGCGTCTCGTGGTGCGCCCCGAGGTGGACGTGCGTCGCCTGGTGTCCGCCATGGAACAGGTGCTCTTCGGGACCAGGAGGGGAGCCGCCGTACCCGAGCTGGGCACAGGGACCAGCTACAGCTCGGGTACGGCGGCCGTGGACCGGCTGGTGAGCGAGACCAACGGGGCCGGCCTCAGGATGCCGGCCGCTCAGGCCGCCGGTGCCGGCGCCGTGGGGCTCGCCGCCGCCCCGGCCGCCGGCACCGGCATGCCGCTCCCCGCCGCCGGACCGGCCGCGCCCCCGGCGCAGCCGGCCGGCGGCGGGATGCCGATGCCGGCGGCAGCCCAGTTCCCGGCGCCGCAGCCGCAGTTCCAGCCCCAGCTGGCGCCCGTGCCCGTCCCCGCCCCGGCGCCGCCCATGCAGCCCCTGGCCCCGGCGGCGCAGCAGATGCCCGCACCGGTTCCGATACCGGCTCCGCTCCCCACGCCGGTTCCGGCGCCCGTACCGGCCCCCATGCCCGCCCCGGTCCCGGCGCCCGTGCCCGCACCGGCGCCCGCCGCCACCGGCCCCACCCCGCCCGGCGTGCCGGCCCGCGGGGGCCTGACGGCGGCCCAGGTGCGCGGCATGACGGCTCCGCCGCCCGGCAACCCCGGCCTGACCCCCGCGCCCGCCACGGGCTGGCCCAGCCCGCAGAACTGGCCGAACGCGGCAGGGATGGGCCAGGCCGGCTAG
- a CDS encoding DUF4360 domain-containing protein, which translates to MAGGLLMSGALAALLTTALPAHPATSPVVTNPPPDKIVIDVATVNGSGCPQGTAAVAVSPDNTAFTVTYSDYLAQAGGNSDPTAFRKNCQLNLIVHVPQGFTYAIASADYRGFASLQSGATGTQRASYYFQGSSNTAFKTHPFNGPYNDDWQATDSTDVAQLVWAPCGELRNFNINTEIRVNAGTSAPGKVSFMTMDSTDGDISTTYHMAWKECPKS; encoded by the coding sequence ATGGCCGGCGGACTCCTCATGAGCGGCGCGCTCGCCGCGCTCCTGACCACCGCGCTCCCCGCGCATCCCGCGACCTCCCCGGTGGTGACCAACCCGCCTCCGGACAAGATCGTCATCGACGTCGCCACGGTGAACGGCTCCGGCTGCCCGCAGGGCACGGCCGCCGTCGCCGTCTCCCCGGACAACACCGCCTTCACCGTCACCTACAGCGACTACCTCGCCCAGGCCGGCGGCAACTCCGACCCCACGGCGTTCCGCAAGAACTGCCAGCTCAACCTGATCGTCCACGTGCCGCAGGGCTTCACCTACGCCATCGCCAGCGCCGACTACCGCGGTTTCGCCTCGCTCCAGTCCGGCGCGACCGGCACCCAGAGGGCCTCGTACTACTTCCAGGGCTCCTCGAACACCGCGTTCAAGACCCACCCGTTCAACGGCCCCTACAACGACGACTGGCAGGCCACCGACAGCACCGACGTGGCCCAGCTGGTCTGGGCGCCGTGCGGCGAGCTGCGCAACTTCAACATCAACACCGAGATCCGCGTCAACGCGGGCACGTCCGCGCCCGGCAAGGTCAGCTTCATGACCATGGACTCCACGGACGGCGACATCAGCACGACCTACCACATGGCCTGGAAGGAGTGCCCGAAGTCCTGA
- a CDS encoding Rrf2 family transcriptional regulator, with the protein MRISARADYAVRAVLELAVRQADGPVNPVKAEEIAGEQGIPHKFLEGILGDLRRAGVVTSRRGGGGGYALAREASRITVADVIRAVDGPIVSVRGERPTGLAYTGSAQPLLPLWIALRANVRKILEGVTVADIAAQALPEPVRSLAAEPAAWVDP; encoded by the coding sequence ATGAGGATCTCGGCGCGGGCGGATTACGCGGTACGGGCGGTGCTGGAGCTGGCCGTGCGGCAGGCGGACGGCCCGGTGAACCCGGTCAAGGCGGAGGAGATCGCCGGGGAGCAGGGCATCCCGCACAAGTTCCTGGAGGGCATCCTCGGCGACCTGCGGCGCGCCGGTGTGGTCACCAGCCGGCGCGGCGGAGGCGGGGGATACGCCCTGGCCCGCGAGGCGTCGCGGATCACGGTGGCGGACGTGATCCGCGCCGTGGACGGCCCGATCGTCTCGGTGCGCGGCGAACGCCCGACGGGCCTGGCCTACACGGGCTCGGCGCAGCCGCTGCTGCCGCTGTGGATCGCCCTGCGGGCCAACGTGCGCAAGATCCTGGAGGGCGTCACGGTGGCCGACATCGCGGCGCAGGCGCTGCCGGAGCCGGTGCGGAGCCTGGCGGCGGAACCGGCCGCCTGGGTGGACCCGTGA
- a CDS encoding beta-galactosidase codes for MALSRRSFSALAGTAALGLALGGSGAAGAPSAYAAHEVPTGPPPPPPGADGRRHTVGFDHYSLLVDGRRLVLWSGEMHPFRLPSPSLWRDVLQKMRAHGYNAVSIYVSWNYHSPAPGQYDFTGVRDLDLFLRTAAETGLYVILRPGPYINAEVDGGGFPGWLTATQGSARTADPAYLSHVDEWLTHVDAIAARHLFTRGTGTVLLYQIENEYDAHVGRPAGRDYMAHLYKKVRADGIDVPLFHNDKGRNGYWTPGSFDTGGEQGRWLYGFDGYPSPSQTPPDWGLFGTGGRTGGASASPHTPGFMPESGGGWFDPWGGVWSGGKGYAESRRTRDAAFERRFYLTHLANGITVHNVYMTFGGTSWGWLPAPVVYTSYDYGAALDEGRQPTEKLVPMHQTGHMLQRFPDFAKLDRAADVKAAGLTVYHLANSDTGAHVYVLRNDGGKDVSSALPAAGEKLPVTVPARDARLMVTGLSLGQRTLRFSTAQPMLFLTAGRQDVVVFCGRRGDMAHVALECAQEPLITRWDKEAAYVYDEGLLRVTAPFVANRTVQVLVPGDGDGRALLMLFADEAASVRLWPYDTPSGSVLVYGPSLLRTAAVRGSSVRLTGDTVTPTDLEVWGPRGVDGVTWNGDAVRTSVSASGSLRATAPLPGVPRVALPELGGWRTRTENPEADPGFDDSAWQVADRTSSYSTTAVPAGQPVLFADDYGFHYGDVWYRGAFTDATGVEAVRLAYSAGTQGLLMAWLDGEPLGAHRMPVPDNSTIRKGTWVDTAGFAVRERLRTPGRHVLSVLVRRMAHDQDGGAKDTHKAARGLTGVTFTGNTPHVRWRIQGEAAPDPVRGPLNNGGLYGEREGWHLPGFPDHDWEPVALPRAEWRQGVTWYRTTFRLAVQPGVDASIGLTLDDDPSRAYRAQIFLNGWNMGQYINDVGPQHTFVLPNGILRTRGTNTLALAVLSDFTTQSGPGRVRLTLLGGAAGGVPVMPVNSPGR; via the coding sequence TTGGCGCTCAGCAGACGTTCATTCAGCGCCCTCGCCGGCACCGCCGCGCTCGGACTGGCTCTGGGCGGCAGCGGCGCGGCAGGGGCGCCCTCCGCCTACGCCGCGCACGAGGTCCCCACGGGCCCGCCGCCCCCTCCGCCGGGCGCCGACGGCCGGCGGCACACCGTGGGCTTCGACCACTACTCGCTGCTGGTCGACGGCCGCCGGCTGGTGCTGTGGTCCGGGGAGATGCACCCCTTCCGCCTGCCCAGCCCCTCCCTGTGGCGGGACGTCCTGCAGAAGATGCGCGCGCACGGCTACAACGCCGTCAGCATCTACGTGTCCTGGAACTACCACTCCCCCGCCCCGGGACAGTACGACTTCACCGGGGTCCGCGACCTGGACCTGTTCCTGCGCACGGCCGCCGAGACCGGGCTGTACGTCATCCTGCGCCCGGGGCCCTACATCAACGCCGAGGTCGACGGCGGTGGCTTCCCCGGCTGGCTCACCGCCACGCAGGGCAGCGCCCGCACCGCCGACCCCGCCTACCTGTCACACGTCGACGAGTGGCTGACCCACGTCGACGCCATCGCCGCCCGGCACCTGTTCACCCGGGGCACGGGCACGGTCCTGCTCTACCAGATCGAGAACGAGTACGACGCCCACGTGGGCCGGCCGGCCGGCCGCGACTACATGGCGCACCTGTACAAGAAGGTGCGCGCCGACGGCATCGACGTCCCCCTCTTCCACAACGACAAGGGCAGGAACGGCTACTGGACGCCCGGCTCCTTCGACACCGGGGGCGAGCAGGGCCGGTGGCTGTACGGCTTCGACGGGTACCCCTCGCCCTCGCAGACCCCGCCCGACTGGGGGCTCTTCGGGACCGGCGGGAGGACCGGCGGGGCCAGTGCCAGCCCGCACACGCCCGGGTTCATGCCGGAGTCGGGGGGCGGCTGGTTCGACCCGTGGGGCGGGGTCTGGTCCGGCGGGAAGGGGTACGCCGAGTCGCGGCGGACCCGGGACGCGGCGTTCGAGCGGCGCTTCTACCTGACCCACCTCGCCAACGGCATCACCGTCCACAACGTCTACATGACCTTCGGCGGCACCTCCTGGGGCTGGCTGCCCGCGCCGGTCGTCTACACGTCGTACGACTACGGGGCCGCCCTCGACGAGGGCCGGCAGCCCACCGAGAAGCTGGTGCCGATGCACCAGACGGGGCACATGCTGCAGCGCTTCCCCGACTTCGCCAAGCTGGACCGGGCGGCGGACGTGAAGGCGGCCGGGCTCACCGTGTACCACCTGGCCAACTCGGACACCGGCGCCCACGTCTACGTCCTGCGCAACGACGGCGGCAAGGACGTCTCCTCGGCCCTTCCGGCCGCCGGCGAGAAGCTGCCGGTCACCGTGCCGGCCCGGGACGCCCGGCTGATGGTCACCGGGCTTTCGCTGGGGCAGCGCACGCTGCGGTTCTCCACCGCGCAGCCGATGCTGTTCCTCACCGCCGGCCGGCAGGACGTCGTCGTGTTCTGCGGGCGGCGCGGCGACATGGCGCACGTGGCGCTGGAGTGCGCGCAGGAACCGCTGATCACACGGTGGGACAAGGAGGCCGCGTACGTCTACGACGAGGGGCTGCTGCGGGTGACCGCTCCCTTCGTCGCGAACCGTACGGTCCAGGTGCTGGTGCCGGGCGACGGGGACGGCCGTGCGCTGCTGATGCTCTTCGCCGACGAGGCGGCCTCGGTGCGGCTGTGGCCGTACGACACCCCGTCGGGCTCGGTGCTGGTGTACGGCCCCTCGCTGCTGCGCACCGCCGCCGTGCGCGGCTCCAGCGTCCGCCTCACGGGCGACACCGTGACACCGACCGACCTCGAGGTGTGGGGTCCGCGCGGCGTGGACGGCGTGACGTGGAACGGCGACGCGGTGCGTACGTCGGTCAGCGCCTCCGGGAGCCTGCGCGCCACCGCGCCGCTGCCCGGCGTGCCCCGGGTGGCCCTGCCCGAGCTCGGCGGCTGGCGGACGCGCACCGAGAACCCGGAGGCCGATCCGGGCTTCGACGACTCGGCGTGGCAGGTCGCCGACCGGACGTCCTCGTACAGCACGACCGCCGTGCCCGCGGGACAGCCGGTGCTGTTCGCCGACGACTACGGATTCCACTACGGGGACGTCTGGTACCGGGGCGCCTTCACGGACGCCACCGGCGTCGAGGCGGTCCGACTCGCCTACAGCGCCGGCACGCAGGGGCTGCTGATGGCCTGGCTGGACGGGGAGCCGCTGGGCGCGCACCGCATGCCGGTGCCGGACAACAGCACGATCCGGAAAGGGACTTGGGTCGACACGGCCGGTTTCGCGGTGCGCGAGCGGCTGCGGACGCCCGGCCGGCACGTGCTGTCCGTCCTGGTGCGGCGGATGGCGCACGACCAGGACGGCGGGGCGAAGGACACGCACAAGGCGGCGCGCGGGCTGACGGGGGTCACCTTCACCGGAAACACGCCGCACGTGCGGTGGCGCATCCAGGGCGAGGCCGCGCCCGACCCGGTGCGCGGGCCGCTGAACAACGGCGGGCTGTACGGGGAACGGGAGGGCTGGCACCTGCCCGGCTTCCCCGACCACGACTGGGAGCCGGTCGCCCTCCCGCGTGCCGAGTGGCGGCAGGGGGTGACCTGGTACCGCACCACCTTCCGGCTCGCCGTACAGCCGGGCGTCGACGCCTCGATCGGACTGACCCTGGACGACGACCCGTCGCGGGCCTATCGCGCGCAGATCTTCCTCAACGGCTGGAACATGGGCCAGTACATCAACGACGTGGGCCCGCAGCACACCTTCGTCCTGCCGAACGGCATCCTGCGCACCCGGGGCACCAACACCCTGGCCCTCGCGGTCCTCTCCGACTTCACCACGCAGTCCGGCCCGGGCCGGGTGCGGCTGACGCTGCTGGGCGGCGCGGCCGGAGGAGTACCGGTGATGCCGGTGAACTCCCCCGGCCGTTAG
- a CDS encoding alpha-N-arabinofuranosidase gives MSNRTARFTLDPAFTVGAVDPRLFGSFVEHLGRCVYTGIFEPDHPSADDSGLRTDVLDLIRELGVTAVRYPGGNFVSGYKWEDSVGPAAERPRRLDLAWHSTETNRFGLSEFIAFLRKIGPQAEPMMALNLGTRGVAEALELQEYANHPAGTALSELRAAHGDKDPFGIRLWCLGNEMDGPWQTGHKTAAEYGRLAAETARAMRQIDPGVQLVACGSSGQGMPTFAEWEATVLQETYDLVDYISLHAYYQPVDGDIDSFLASAVDMESFIENVVATCDHVGARLKSKKKINLSFDEWNVWYTSQWEEQTQDADPADWPEAPRLLEDNYSVLDAVVFGSLLIALLRHADRVTVACLAQLVNVIAPIMTEPGGPAWRQTTFFPFAQASKYGRGQVLDVRVDSPTYETEKYGATALLHATAVRAEDGTVTVFAVNRSRTEPLPLDVALAGLDLTSVVEHSALADADPDARNTLADPERVTPHRVEGTTLTDGRLTAVLEPLSWNMIRLA, from the coding sequence ATGAGCAACCGCACCGCCCGCTTCACCCTCGACCCCGCCTTCACCGTCGGCGCGGTCGACCCCCGTCTCTTCGGATCCTTCGTCGAGCACCTCGGTCGCTGCGTCTACACCGGGATCTTCGAACCGGACCACCCCTCGGCCGACGACTCGGGCCTGCGCACCGACGTCCTCGACCTCATCCGCGAACTCGGCGTCACCGCCGTCCGTTACCCCGGCGGCAACTTCGTCTCCGGCTACAAGTGGGAGGACTCCGTCGGCCCGGCGGCCGAGCGCCCGCGCCGCCTCGACCTCGCCTGGCACTCCACCGAGACCAACCGCTTCGGACTGAGCGAGTTCATCGCCTTCCTCCGGAAGATCGGCCCGCAGGCGGAGCCGATGATGGCGCTCAACCTCGGCACCCGCGGCGTCGCCGAGGCCCTGGAGCTCCAGGAGTACGCCAACCACCCGGCGGGCACCGCCCTTTCCGAGCTGCGTGCCGCGCACGGCGACAAGGATCCCTTCGGCATCCGGCTGTGGTGCCTGGGCAACGAGATGGACGGCCCCTGGCAGACCGGCCACAAGACCGCCGCGGAGTACGGCAGGCTGGCCGCGGAGACCGCCCGCGCCATGCGGCAGATCGACCCGGGCGTCCAGCTGGTCGCCTGCGGCTCCTCCGGCCAGGGCATGCCCACCTTCGCCGAGTGGGAGGCGACGGTGCTGCAGGAGACGTACGACCTCGTCGACTACATCTCGCTGCACGCCTACTACCAGCCCGTCGACGGCGACATCGACTCCTTCCTCGCCTCCGCCGTCGACATGGAGTCCTTCATCGAGAACGTGGTCGCCACCTGCGACCACGTCGGCGCCCGGCTGAAGTCGAAGAAGAAGATCAACCTCTCCTTCGACGAGTGGAACGTCTGGTACACCTCCCAGTGGGAGGAGCAGACGCAGGACGCCGACCCGGCCGACTGGCCCGAGGCCCCGCGCCTGCTGGAGGACAACTACAGCGTCCTGGACGCCGTCGTCTTCGGCTCCCTGCTCATCGCCCTGCTCCGGCACGCCGACCGGGTCACCGTCGCCTGCCTCGCCCAGCTCGTCAACGTCATCGCCCCGATCATGACCGAGCCGGGCGGCCCGGCCTGGCGGCAGACGACGTTCTTCCCGTTCGCGCAGGCCTCGAAGTACGGCCGCGGGCAGGTCCTGGACGTCCGCGTGGACTCACCGACGTACGAGACGGAGAAGTACGGCGCAACCGCCCTGCTGCACGCCACCGCCGTACGCGCCGAGGACGGCACGGTCACCGTCTTCGCCGTCAACCGCAGCCGGACCGAGCCGCTCCCGCTCGACGTCGCCCTGGCCGGCCTGGACCTGACGTCGGTCGTCGAGCACAGCGCGCTCGCGGACGCCGACCCCGACGCCCGCAACACGCTCGCCGACCCCGAGCGGGTCACCCCGCACCGGGTCGAGGGCACCACCCTGACGGACGGCAGGCTGACAGCCGTCCTGGAACCGCTGTCCTGGAACATGATCCGGCTCGCCTAG
- a CDS encoding toxin — protein MRRLADTLVDPIQVPVPADPEALFAALVDSVSAWRGRQVLVRREVFPPHTASGLWLEGETQDVVVVDQRAAVWHQIVIFCHEVWHMNRRDADAAASPAPADAGLPRPVAARTDFSLADEQEADRFGMLMGGRLRTWLEASADSVFAADTGGTEGLAGRIGAALNYRGTRGR, from the coding sequence ATGCGGCGGCTCGCCGACACGCTCGTCGATCCCATCCAGGTGCCGGTGCCCGCCGACCCCGAGGCGCTGTTCGCCGCCCTCGTCGACTCCGTCAGCGCGTGGCGGGGCCGGCAGGTCCTGGTCCGCCGGGAGGTGTTCCCGCCGCACACCGCCAGCGGGCTGTGGCTGGAGGGCGAGACGCAGGACGTGGTGGTCGTCGACCAGCGGGCCGCCGTGTGGCACCAGATCGTGATCTTCTGCCACGAGGTGTGGCACATGAACCGGCGCGACGCGGACGCGGCGGCCTCCCCGGCCCCGGCCGACGCCGGCCTGCCCCGGCCCGTCGCGGCGCGCACCGACTTCAGCCTGGCCGACGAGCAGGAGGCCGACCGCTTCGGCATGCTGATGGGCGGCCGGCTGCGGACCTGGCTGGAGGCCTCCGCCGACTCGGTGTTCGCCGCGGACACCGGCGGCACCGAAGGCCTCGCCGGACGCATCGGGGCAGCTCTCAACTACCGTGGGACCAGGGGAAGATGA